One window of Cryobacterium arcticum genomic DNA carries:
- a CDS encoding inositol monophosphatase family protein, whose translation MIPTPQPTLSDDLTLALELADAADAISMARFEALDLVVTTKPDRTPVTDADQAVERAIRDLLAERRPADGILGEEFGTAGSTTRQWIIDPIDGTAGFLRGISIWGTLIALAIDGVPVLGVVSSPALGKRWWAATGGGAWSTDARFPDAPPTRLAVSGVQGLADASLSYGSIQQWDQAGKLDELVSLTRQVWRTRAYGDMWSYMLLAEGHLDIAAEYDLQPYDMAALVTIVQEAGGRFTSADGQDGPFHGSALATNGHLHALALEAIAGPSA comes from the coding sequence GTGATCCCGACCCCGCAGCCCACCCTCTCCGATGACCTCACTCTCGCGCTCGAGTTGGCCGACGCCGCCGACGCGATCTCGATGGCCCGTTTCGAAGCGCTCGACCTGGTCGTCACGACCAAGCCCGACCGCACCCCGGTGACGGATGCCGACCAGGCCGTCGAGCGCGCCATCCGCGACCTCCTGGCTGAGCGGCGCCCCGCCGACGGCATCCTCGGCGAGGAGTTCGGCACCGCGGGGTCCACGACCCGGCAGTGGATCATCGACCCGATCGACGGCACCGCGGGGTTCCTGCGCGGCATCAGCATCTGGGGTACCCTCATCGCGCTCGCGATCGACGGAGTCCCGGTGCTCGGCGTGGTCAGCTCCCCCGCCCTCGGCAAGCGCTGGTGGGCCGCCACGGGTGGCGGAGCCTGGTCGACGGACGCCCGTTTCCCCGACGCTCCGCCCACCCGCCTGGCCGTGTCGGGCGTACAGGGCCTGGCGGATGCCTCGCTCAGCTACGGCAGCATCCAGCAGTGGGATCAGGCGGGCAAGCTCGACGAGTTGGTCTCGCTCACCCGCCAGGTGTGGCGCACGCGCGCCTACGGCGACATGTGGTCGTACATGCTGCTCGCCGAGGGTCACCTCGACATCGCTGCCGAATACGACCTGCAGCCCTATGACATGGCCGCCCTGGTCACCATCGTGCAGGAGGCCGGGGGCCGCTTCACCTCGGCCGACGGGCAGGACGGACCATTCCACGGCAGCGCCCTGGCCACCAATGGCCACCTGCACGCCCTCGCCCTCGAGGCCATCGCCGGCCCGAGCGCCTGA
- a CDS encoding septum formation family protein, which produces MTTAAIRRVGVTLLVLGALTGLGGCDALGGLIPGAEDLDDGTTAVMPNAGTDVFTLAVGDCLDGMEGDLYSGVASVPCSAGHDWEVYAETGLDGTEFPGDDVIVADAEELCGATFGPFVGLPEVDAASSELGYTYVTPTEADWAEAGHRSIVCLIGDMDGPVAGTLAGAGR; this is translated from the coding sequence GTGACGACAGCAGCCATCCGTCGCGTCGGCGTCACCCTGCTCGTTCTCGGCGCGCTCACCGGGCTGGGCGGCTGCGATGCCCTGGGCGGCCTGATTCCGGGCGCGGAGGATCTCGACGACGGCACGACCGCGGTCATGCCGAATGCCGGCACCGACGTTTTCACGCTCGCGGTGGGCGACTGCCTCGACGGCATGGAGGGTGACCTGTACTCGGGCGTGGCTTCGGTGCCCTGCAGCGCCGGTCACGATTGGGAGGTCTACGCCGAAACCGGTCTGGACGGCACCGAGTTTCCCGGTGACGACGTCATCGTGGCCGATGCTGAAGAACTCTGCGGCGCGACCTTCGGCCCCTTTGTGGGGCTGCCGGAGGTCGACGCCGCCAGCTCCGAGCTGGGCTACACCTACGTCACGCCCACCGAGGCCGACTGGGCCGAGGCCGGTCACCGGTCCATCGTGTGCCTCATCGGCGACATGGACGGCCCCGTCGCCGGCACGCTCGCGGGCGCCGGGCGCTAG
- a CDS encoding GAF domain-containing protein: MRELCRWAMVPVLRVWAASIERRFAGIPRPTDAPQAHSPGIDSDRILIVGGGSAVGWGVLSHSLALPGALARALTDRTGRGADVDVSAKSSMMVHSAAHHVDFANLWRYDAVVLTLGIGDAARLTSTRSWVTGLGRLIDRIQHSSSLGVEIFLAGIEPMSSAPVFKTTFGRWAGTQVLALNAASADFCAGRERVTFVPLPATPVSAAGRFRSASDYDLWADALAGSMAAPLDPRGRSTHALPPAEAQGRTPDQVEEGRHRALMSLNLLHTAPEARFDRIVELASRSLGTSAAAFTVLDGDRQWHKSVVGLGTTEIPRSSSFCTITVLEPAALIVPDALLDDRFRDNPLVVGGPRLRFYAGFPIEAPSGERIGALCVYDQEPRTEEAVDVVLLRELALLLQNELWQTAAASGDEPIGQGA, translated from the coding sequence GTGCGCGAACTCTGTCGCTGGGCCATGGTCCCTGTGCTGCGCGTCTGGGCGGCCTCCATCGAACGCCGCTTCGCCGGCATCCCGCGGCCCACGGACGCTCCCCAGGCCCATTCTCCCGGCATCGACAGCGACCGCATCCTCATCGTCGGTGGCGGCTCCGCCGTAGGTTGGGGTGTTCTCAGCCATTCGTTGGCCTTGCCAGGGGCCTTGGCGCGGGCACTCACCGATCGCACGGGTCGCGGGGCCGATGTCGATGTGAGTGCCAAGTCGAGCATGATGGTGCACTCGGCGGCGCACCACGTGGACTTCGCCAATCTCTGGCGCTATGACGCTGTCGTGCTCACCCTCGGCATCGGGGATGCGGCACGCCTCACCTCCACGCGATCGTGGGTCACCGGTCTGGGTCGGTTGATCGACCGCATCCAGCACTCCAGTTCCCTGGGTGTCGAGATCTTCCTGGCCGGTATCGAGCCGATGTCGTCGGCTCCCGTGTTCAAGACCACGTTCGGCCGCTGGGCGGGAACGCAGGTCCTGGCGCTGAACGCCGCCAGCGCCGACTTCTGTGCGGGCCGCGAGCGGGTCACCTTCGTGCCGTTGCCGGCGACGCCGGTCTCGGCGGCCGGCCGATTCCGGTCGGCATCCGACTACGACCTCTGGGCGGATGCCCTCGCCGGCAGCATGGCCGCGCCGCTGGACCCGCGCGGCCGCAGCACCCACGCCCTGCCGCCGGCCGAGGCGCAGGGGCGCACCCCCGATCAGGTCGAGGAGGGCAGGCACCGGGCGCTGATGTCCCTCAACCTGCTCCACACCGCGCCGGAGGCCCGGTTCGACCGCATCGTGGAGCTCGCCAGCCGGTCGCTCGGCACCAGCGCCGCCGCCTTCACGGTGCTCGATGGAGACCGGCAGTGGCACAAGTCCGTCGTCGGGCTGGGCACAACCGAGATTCCCCGCAGCAGCTCCTTCTGCACGATCACGGTGCTCGAGCCGGCCGCCTTGATCGTGCCCGACGCCCTCCTCGACGACAGGTTCCGCGACAACCCCCTCGTCGTCGGAGGGCCTCGCCTGCGCTTCTACGCCGGCTTTCCCATCGAGGCGCCCTCCGGCGAACGCATCGGCGCTCTGTGCGTGTACGACCAGGAGCCTCGCACCGAGGAAGCCGTGGACGTGGTGCTCCTGCGCGAACTGGCGCTGTTGCTGCAGAACGAACTCTGGCAGACGGCAGCGGCGTCCGGGGACGAGCCCATCGGCCAGGGGGCCTAG
- a CDS encoding glycosyltransferase, producing MSPVTSSLRIALVSLHTSPGAEPGSGDAGGMNVVVRHQAEAMAALGHQVEILTRRSSPEMPTTRRLSPGVTLRYLDAGPLRSVPKGDHEGFIDEFRVRASSLGPWDVIHSHHWFSGMAMLPLARELGVPHVQSFHSIAADEATPLSAGERPESGGRMAGEAWLARESDLIVAISAAEADTVVQRLGGSMDRIVVVPPGVDGGMFHPLAAADGPVAGANALGYAVVAGRLQPLKGLDLAIEALAAVPSELRPELVIAGDASADYDGYIDELTRLAARHGIADQVRFVGPCNRVKLAGLMRGARVVLVPSHSETFGLVALEAAASGVPVIAQGTGGLREAVIDGDTGLLIESRDPQDWADALTAVLSDHTLARRLSQAARRRAEEFDWPRSAAHLLEVYCALLPVPVCA from the coding sequence GTGTCCCCAGTTACCTCTTCCCTGCGCATCGCCCTGGTTTCCCTGCACACCTCCCCCGGTGCCGAGCCCGGATCGGGTGACGCCGGTGGCATGAACGTGGTGGTTCGCCACCAGGCCGAGGCCATGGCAGCGCTCGGCCACCAGGTCGAGATCCTCACCCGGCGCTCCTCCCCCGAGATGCCCACCACTCGGCGCCTGAGCCCGGGCGTCACGCTGCGCTACCTCGACGCCGGACCGCTCCGCTCGGTGCCCAAGGGCGACCACGAGGGGTTCATCGACGAGTTCCGCGTGCGAGCGAGCTCCCTCGGACCGTGGGATGTGATCCACTCGCACCACTGGTTCTCGGGCATGGCCATGCTGCCCCTGGCCCGCGAGCTCGGCGTGCCGCACGTGCAGAGCTTCCACTCCATCGCGGCCGACGAGGCCACACCGCTGTCGGCCGGCGAGCGGCCCGAATCCGGAGGACGGATGGCCGGCGAGGCCTGGCTGGCCCGCGAATCCGACCTCATCGTGGCCATCAGCGCGGCCGAGGCCGACACCGTCGTGCAGCGGTTGGGCGGCTCGATGGACCGCATCGTCGTGGTCCCGCCGGGTGTGGACGGCGGCATGTTCCACCCTCTCGCTGCTGCCGACGGACCGGTCGCCGGGGCGAACGCTCTCGGCTACGCCGTTGTCGCGGGTCGCCTGCAACCGCTCAAGGGCTTGGACCTCGCCATCGAAGCGCTGGCGGCCGTGCCGAGCGAGTTGCGGCCGGAGCTCGTGATCGCGGGCGACGCCTCGGCCGACTACGACGGCTACATCGACGAGCTCACCCGCCTGGCCGCCCGGCACGGCATCGCCGATCAGGTACGGTTCGTGGGGCCCTGCAACCGGGTCAAGCTCGCCGGACTGATGCGCGGCGCCCGGGTCGTGCTGGTGCCCTCGCACTCCGAGACCTTCGGCCTTGTTGCCCTGGAGGCCGCCGCCAGCGGTGTGCCCGTCATCGCCCAGGGCACCGGCGGACTCCGCGAGGCCGTGATCGACGGTGACACCGGCCTCCTGATCGAATCCCGTGACCCCCAGGACTGGGCGGATGCGCTCACCGCGGTGCTGTCGGACCACACGCTGGCCAGGCGCCTGTCCCAGGCGGCCCGCCGCCGGGCAGAGGAGTTCGACTGGCCGCGGTCGGCCGCCCACCTCCTCGAGGTCTACTGCGCCCTGCTGCCGGTCCCGGTCTGCGCGTGA
- a CDS encoding PIG-L deacetylase family protein: protein MSLLDGRRSVLFVHAHPDDETISTGALIAEYVARGSRVFLLTCSRGERGEVVAGPLTALAGTNELARERDRELERATGILGITERFWLGEAPARVDGLEARRYRDSGMVWLRPGLAGPADDAASDALSVAPLTEVAADIAALIVRLRPDLVISYDDGGGYGHPDHVRAHDATLAACEATGTSFAEVLEAPRADGEWFDLPGHLGVVTDALRAHASQLTVHGTEIVHSGGQREPIVTSTGLRLHPHTSPA, encoded by the coding sequence GTGAGCCTGCTCGACGGGCGGCGCTCGGTTCTCTTCGTGCACGCCCACCCCGATGACGAGACAATCTCCACTGGTGCGCTGATCGCCGAGTACGTGGCCAGGGGCAGCCGGGTCTTCCTGCTCACCTGCTCACGCGGGGAACGCGGCGAGGTCGTCGCCGGGCCGCTGACCGCCCTGGCGGGAACGAACGAGCTCGCCCGGGAACGCGACCGGGAGCTGGAGCGGGCCACGGGCATCCTGGGTATCACCGAGCGCTTCTGGCTGGGCGAGGCGCCGGCCCGGGTCGACGGACTCGAGGCGCGCCGGTACCGCGATTCGGGCATGGTGTGGCTGCGACCGGGGCTGGCCGGACCGGCCGACGACGCCGCCTCTGACGCCCTATCGGTGGCGCCGCTCACCGAGGTCGCTGCGGACATCGCGGCCCTCATCGTGAGGCTGCGCCCCGACCTGGTGATCAGCTACGACGACGGCGGCGGCTACGGGCATCCGGATCACGTGCGCGCCCACGACGCGACCCTGGCCGCCTGCGAGGCGACCGGCACGTCGTTCGCCGAGGTGCTCGAGGCGCCGCGGGCGGACGGCGAATGGTTCGACCTGCCCGGGCATTTGGGCGTCGTGACCGATGCCCTGCGCGCGCACGCGAGCCAGCTCACAGTGCACGGCACCGAGATCGTGCACTCCGGGGGCCAGCGGGAGCCGATCGTCACCTCGACCGGCCTCCGGCTGCACCCGCACACGTCCCCCGCCTGA
- a CDS encoding siderophore-interacting protein, with translation MPALFQSSPNALFDTEVRQVSRLSPGFLRVTLTGAHLHRFAAHGLDQRIKILVPSGAYPATFDEDLLHESEWRRRWRDLPATDRPALRSYTTSAVRPDLREIDLDFYVHARPGPASGWAVGAGVGQRLLVSGPSSRLSDRRHGIQWSPGMATHLLLAGDETAFPAIRGIVSALHPTSRATVILEAGDPRDAAWLTAEIQGHTVTVLRREPAGGEPTLLRAVEAWSGRSGATAAAMGDDFYAWLATESSQVSQLRTVLHAAGIAPDRVHSQGYWNDRARTTLD, from the coding sequence ATGCCGGCGCTGTTCCAGTCCTCCCCCAATGCGCTCTTCGACACCGAGGTGCGGCAGGTCAGCCGGCTCTCACCCGGGTTTTTGCGCGTCACCCTGACGGGTGCACACCTGCACCGGTTCGCCGCGCACGGCCTCGACCAGCGCATCAAGATCCTGGTGCCGAGCGGCGCGTACCCGGCCACGTTCGACGAGGATCTGCTGCACGAATCGGAGTGGCGACGGCGCTGGCGAGACCTCCCGGCCACCGACCGGCCGGCCCTCCGCAGCTACACGACCAGTGCAGTGCGCCCCGATCTGCGTGAGATCGACCTCGACTTCTACGTGCACGCCCGGCCCGGCCCGGCGAGCGGCTGGGCCGTCGGCGCCGGTGTGGGCCAGCGGCTGCTCGTGTCGGGTCCTAGCAGCAGACTCAGCGACCGCCGCCACGGCATCCAGTGGTCGCCGGGCATGGCCACCCACCTGCTGCTGGCGGGAGACGAAACCGCGTTCCCCGCCATTCGCGGCATCGTCTCGGCCCTGCACCCCACGAGCAGGGCCACGGTCATCCTGGAAGCCGGGGACCCCCGGGATGCGGCCTGGCTCACCGCCGAGATCCAGGGCCACACCGTGACCGTGCTGCGGCGCGAACCCGCCGGCGGGGAACCCACCCTGCTCCGCGCTGTGGAGGCCTGGAGCGGCCGGTCGGGAGCCACAGCGGCAGCCATGGGTGACGATTTCTACGCTTGGCTGGCCACCGAGAGCAGCCAGGTCTCGCAGCTGCGCACGGTGCTGCACGCGGCCGGAATCGCACCCGACCGGGTGCACTCGCAGGGCTACTGGAACGACCGGGCACGCACCACGCTGGACTGA
- a CDS encoding ABC transporter substrate-binding protein → MRPSRHPSRLLAALTLPVVVAIAVSGCSATASTGTGTGAAGATSTPDTGTHLVEHARGETEVPNDVQRVVVLEPVQLDTTVALGLIPVGAAVLNEAAGVPAYLGAAAAGIATVGTVPEPSIEKIAALKPDLILGTESRHSALYDQLSSIAPTVFMASQADPWTDNVALVARALGDEAGADDLLTAYTDRCAEIAETYGVAGMTAQFVRPRDGILTLYGPTSFAGSTLECAGFTIPERDWEGSISVDISPERVLDAQADLVLVSATDVTDPTLVPESIRTNAASFPGLNVVDQSFWITGVGPLGGMTVLDDIERILAGTK, encoded by the coding sequence ATGCGCCCCTCCCGTCACCCGTCGCGCCTGCTCGCCGCGCTCACCCTGCCCGTCGTCGTGGCAATCGCCGTCAGCGGATGCTCCGCCACGGCCTCCACCGGCACCGGTACCGGCGCGGCGGGCGCCACGTCGACGCCGGACACCGGCACGCACCTGGTCGAGCACGCCCGCGGCGAGACCGAGGTTCCCAATGACGTGCAGCGTGTCGTGGTGCTGGAGCCCGTGCAGCTGGACACCACCGTGGCGCTCGGCCTGATCCCGGTCGGCGCGGCCGTGTTGAACGAAGCGGCCGGTGTGCCGGCCTATCTCGGGGCCGCCGCGGCCGGGATCGCGACCGTGGGCACCGTTCCCGAGCCGTCGATCGAAAAGATCGCGGCTCTCAAGCCCGACCTCATCCTGGGCACCGAGTCGCGGCATTCCGCGCTCTACGACCAACTCTCGTCGATTGCCCCCACCGTGTTCATGGCGAGCCAAGCCGACCCGTGGACCGACAACGTGGCCCTGGTGGCCCGGGCCCTCGGTGACGAGGCCGGCGCCGACGACCTCCTCACGGCCTACACGGACCGCTGCGCCGAGATCGCCGAGACCTACGGCGTGGCCGGCATGACGGCCCAGTTCGTGCGCCCCCGTGACGGCATCCTCACCCTGTACGGCCCCACCTCCTTCGCCGGCAGCACCCTCGAGTGCGCCGGGTTCACCATCCCCGAGCGGGACTGGGAAGGCTCGATCTCGGTCGATATCTCCCCCGAGCGCGTACTTGACGCCCAAGCCGATCTGGTCCTGGTCTCGGCGACCGACGTGACCGACCCGACACTCGTGCCCGAGTCGATCCGCACCAACGCGGCCTCCTTCCCCGGACTCAACGTCGTGGACCAGTCGTTCTGGATCACCGGCGTCGGGCCGCTGGGCGGCATGACCGTGCTGGACGACATCGAACGCATCCTGGCCGGCACCAAGTAG
- a CDS encoding iron chelate uptake ABC transporter family permease subunit: MPHTATAARTGRGGDGRRAPGVGAVWFGIAGFGTAWFRTAWFGTALVVLIAAVGLSIVVGANPVHPGTVLDTLFGGGTAESRFVIWDQRLPRTAAGLTVGAALGVAGALIQAFTRNPLADPGILGVNAGAAFFVAVGITFLGVTSPSGYVWLACAGALVLTIAVYVIGSAGGPAAGPVRLTVTGVAIGAVFAGLTTGLALTHPDTFDRMRGWSAGSLLERGLDVVLPVLPLVLVGLALALGAARGLNSIALGPDVARSQGVSVRRIQLVVLAAVTLLAGSATAVAGPLVFVGLVVPHVVRWTLGTDQRGIVLGSLLLGPSLVLLSDVLGRVAVLPSEMPVGIVTAFVGAPVLIALARRRSATAL, from the coding sequence GTGCCCCACACGGCCACCGCGGCCCGGACCGGACGCGGTGGCGACGGCCGACGCGCGCCCGGGGTCGGCGCAGTTTGGTTCGGCATCGCTGGGTTCGGCACGGCCTGGTTCCGCACGGCCTGGTTCGGCACCGCCCTGGTCGTCCTGATCGCGGCCGTGGGGCTCTCCATCGTCGTCGGTGCGAATCCCGTGCACCCGGGCACCGTGCTCGACACCCTGTTCGGTGGCGGCACCGCGGAGTCCCGCTTCGTGATCTGGGATCAGCGCCTGCCCCGCACGGCGGCCGGACTCACGGTGGGTGCCGCCCTCGGCGTGGCCGGGGCGCTCATCCAGGCCTTCACCCGCAACCCGCTCGCCGACCCAGGGATCCTCGGGGTCAACGCGGGCGCCGCATTCTTCGTGGCCGTCGGCATCACCTTCCTCGGCGTGACGAGCCCATCCGGGTACGTCTGGCTGGCCTGCGCCGGCGCCCTGGTGCTCACCATCGCGGTGTATGTGATCGGTTCGGCCGGCGGCCCGGCGGCCGGCCCGGTGCGGCTCACCGTCACCGGTGTCGCCATCGGCGCCGTGTTCGCGGGTCTCACCACGGGGCTCGCCCTCACCCATCCCGACACGTTCGACCGGATGCGCGGCTGGAGCGCCGGAAGCCTCCTCGAACGCGGGCTCGACGTCGTGCTGCCCGTGCTCCCCCTCGTGCTGGTGGGCCTGGCCCTCGCGCTGGGTGCCGCGCGCGGGCTCAACTCGATAGCGCTTGGACCCGATGTGGCCCGGTCGCAGGGCGTCAGCGTGCGGCGCATCCAGCTGGTCGTGCTCGCCGCCGTGACCCTCCTGGCCGGCAGCGCAACGGCCGTGGCCGGGCCGCTCGTTTTCGTGGGCCTGGTGGTGCCGCACGTCGTGCGGTGGACGCTCGGCACAGACCAGCGCGGGATCGTGCTGGGGTCACTGTTGCTGGGCCCGTCGCTCGTCCTGCTGTCCGATGTGCTGGGCCGGGTCGCGGTGCTTCCGAGCGAGATGCCCGTGGGCATTGTGACGGCCTTCGTGGGCGCGCCCGTGCTGATCGCGCTGGCCCGCCGTCGATCGGCGACAGCGTTGTGA
- a CDS encoding FecCD family ABC transporter permease, translated as MPRSPVTRMGPAIRTRSVLVGLSVAGVSVVLLLLALTLGDFPVTPAEVVGAVTGRLDGLPRIVVLEWRLPRAAAAVLFGAALAVAGAIFQTVTRNPLASPDIIGLANGSFTGMLVALLAFGGSWPLLTAGSLVGGLLAAVAIYLLAYRGGLHGFRFIVVGIGISAMLASVNTWMLLRAELETALFASAWGAGTLNSVTAATAVPAGICILVLLALLPPIVPAVRQLDLGDDSASATGVAVGRTRLTAIALAVCLVSVVTAVAGPIAFVALAAPQITRRLAGSPGIPFALSGLVGGALLLCSDLIAQHVIPLTVPVGVVTVVLGGGYLVWLLIHESRRRA; from the coding sequence ATGCCCCGGAGCCCCGTGACCCGGATGGGCCCGGCCATCCGTACACGCTCCGTCCTCGTCGGCCTGAGCGTGGCGGGGGTCTCCGTCGTCCTGCTCCTCCTCGCTCTCACCCTCGGTGACTTCCCCGTGACGCCGGCCGAGGTCGTCGGTGCCGTCACCGGCCGCCTCGACGGACTGCCCCGCATCGTGGTGCTCGAGTGGCGGCTGCCGCGGGCGGCGGCGGCTGTGCTCTTCGGCGCCGCCCTTGCCGTGGCGGGCGCCATCTTCCAGACCGTGACCCGCAACCCGCTGGCCAGCCCGGACATCATCGGGCTCGCGAACGGCTCGTTCACGGGAATGCTCGTGGCCCTTCTGGCCTTCGGCGGCAGCTGGCCGTTGCTGACCGCCGGCTCCCTGGTCGGCGGACTGCTGGCAGCCGTGGCCATCTACCTACTCGCCTACCGCGGCGGGCTGCACGGTTTCCGTTTCATCGTGGTCGGCATCGGCATCTCCGCCATGCTCGCGTCGGTCAACACCTGGATGCTGTTGCGGGCCGAGTTGGAGACCGCCCTGTTCGCGTCGGCCTGGGGCGCGGGCACGCTGAATTCCGTCACCGCGGCCACGGCGGTGCCGGCAGGGATCTGCATCCTGGTGCTACTCGCGTTGCTGCCGCCCATCGTCCCGGCCGTTCGACAGCTCGACCTGGGAGACGACAGCGCATCCGCCACCGGGGTCGCCGTCGGCCGCACCCGGCTCACCGCCATCGCCCTCGCGGTGTGCCTGGTGAGCGTGGTGACGGCCGTCGCCGGCCCGATCGCGTTCGTGGCCCTTGCCGCGCCCCAGATCACCCGCCGGCTCGCCGGCTCCCCCGGCATCCCGTTCGCCCTGTCCGGCCTGGTGGGCGGCGCTCTGCTGCTCTGCTCCGACCTGATCGCCCAACACGTCATCCCCCTGACCGTGCCCGTTGGGGTGGTGACCGTTGTCCTCGGCGGCGGCTACCTCGTCTGGCTCCTCATCCACGAATCCCGGAGGCGAGCATGA
- a CDS encoding ABC transporter ATP-binding protein: MISPTGPHDSALDESPLEDSVLEDSVLAARGLAVRYDRRSVIDGLDLIVPPGSFTAIIGPNACGKSTLLRALAGLLPASSGSVLLDGRDIASYSAKDTARRLGLLPQGAVSPEGITVAELVARGRYAHQRLLRQWSVADEAAVTEALAETRVADLAKRPVDELSGGQRQRVWIAMVLAQQTPLILLDEPTTYLDIAHQIEILNLLHRLNAQGRTIVAVLHDLNHAARYASNIVAMQEGRVVANGVPQSTITADLVAEVFGLPNVVITDPVTGTPLVIPADTRVQHQPAGRA; encoded by the coding sequence ATGATCTCACCCACAGGACCCCACGATTCCGCACTGGACGAATCCCCGCTGGAGGATTCTGTGCTGGAGGATTCTGTGCTGGCGGCCAGGGGCCTGGCCGTGCGGTACGACCGTCGGAGCGTCATCGACGGCCTCGACCTCATCGTGCCGCCCGGATCGTTCACCGCGATCATCGGCCCCAATGCGTGCGGAAAATCCACGCTGCTGCGGGCGCTGGCCGGATTGTTGCCGGCGTCATCGGGATCCGTCTTGCTGGACGGCCGGGATATCGCCTCGTACTCGGCCAAGGACACGGCCCGCCGGCTCGGGCTGCTGCCGCAGGGCGCCGTATCGCCGGAGGGGATCACCGTGGCCGAACTCGTCGCGCGCGGCCGCTACGCCCATCAGCGCCTGCTGCGGCAGTGGTCGGTCGCCGACGAGGCGGCGGTGACGGAGGCGTTGGCCGAGACGCGCGTCGCCGACCTGGCGAAACGGCCGGTGGACGAACTCTCGGGTGGGCAGCGGCAGCGCGTGTGGATCGCCATGGTGCTGGCCCAGCAGACTCCCCTGATCCTGCTCGACGAGCCCACCACCTACCTGGATATCGCGCACCAGATCGAGATTCTCAATCTGCTGCACCGCCTCAACGCCCAGGGCCGCACCATCGTGGCCGTGCTGCACGACCTCAACCACGCTGCACGGTATGCCTCCAACATCGTCGCGATGCAGGAGGGCCGGGTCGTCGCCAACGGAGTTCCGCAGAGCACGATCACGGCCGACCTGGTCGCCGAGGTCTTCGGGTTGCCCAACGTGGTGATCACCGACCCGGTGACGGGCACCCCACTCGTGATCCCTGCGGACACCCGGGTGCAGCACCAACCCGCCGGGAGGGCGTGA
- a CDS encoding class II glutamine amidotransferase, which translates to MCRWLAYIGEPLRPSTIVLDATHSIVAQSLDSPLGAETVNGDGFGFGWYASGAAATAEPALFHSIEPAWNDQNLRELTRAIESPLFFTHVRAAAGPPIQQTNCHPFRYENWMFMHNGAISGWRDLKRDLTLAIDPGLYPNVLGTTDSEVLFHLALTLGLQDDPIAAVGRAIRMVETVGHEHDVRFPWQGTVAVSDGSTLWAFRYSSQGRTRSLFHSTDIPTLREMYPDQARLAAFGDHARVVVSEPLNDLPGVFVEVPESTAVVLDADGYRHESFLGA; encoded by the coding sequence ATGTGTAGATGGCTGGCCTATATCGGGGAACCGTTGCGTCCCTCCACTATCGTGCTCGACGCCACCCACTCGATCGTGGCGCAATCGCTGGACTCCCCGCTCGGCGCCGAGACTGTGAACGGTGACGGCTTCGGATTCGGCTGGTACGCCTCTGGGGCGGCCGCGACGGCCGAACCGGCACTGTTCCACAGCATCGAGCCGGCCTGGAACGACCAGAACCTGCGCGAACTCACGCGGGCGATCGAGAGCCCGCTGTTCTTCACGCATGTTCGCGCCGCCGCGGGGCCGCCGATCCAGCAGACCAACTGTCATCCGTTTCGGTACGAGAACTGGATGTTCATGCACAATGGGGCCATCTCGGGCTGGCGGGACCTGAAACGCGACCTCACCCTGGCGATCGACCCTGGCCTGTACCCCAACGTTCTGGGGACGACGGATTCGGAGGTATTGTTCCATCTCGCGCTCACGCTCGGGCTGCAGGACGATCCCATCGCGGCCGTCGGACGGGCGATCCGGATGGTCGAGACTGTGGGCCACGAGCACGATGTGCGCTTCCCCTGGCAGGGCACGGTCGCCGTGTCGGACGGCAGCACGCTGTGGGCGTTCCGTTATTCGTCCCAAGGGCGCACACGCTCCCTGTTCCACTCCACCGACATCCCGACCCTGCGTGAGATGTACCCCGACCAGGCGCGCCTGGCGGCGTTCGGGGATCATGCCCGGGTCGTGGTGTCCGAGCCGCTCAACGACCTGCCGGGCGTCTTCGTGGAGGTGCCGGAGTCGACGGCGGTTGTGCTCGACGCCGACGGCTACCGGCACGAGTCGTTCCTGGGCGCCTGA